In Bactrocera neohumeralis isolate Rockhampton chromosome 5, APGP_CSIRO_Bneo_wtdbg2-racon-allhic-juicebox.fasta_v2, whole genome shotgun sequence, the genomic window AAAAAGGGTAAGGTTATGGGAAAGATTAACACCGGTTGCAcccattttttttacacatatgtacatacatacatacatatgtataatgcgAAGAGAAAAAATCGCACCTGATTTTAAGGAAATGTCACGCCTTCTAATCTATAATTGCGATATAAATTGACTAGAGAGCCGGAAGTTCTTAATGATCAGTGTCTATGGggttaagaaataataataataagatacacatacgtatatagGGAGGACTAATATTTACCACATACACAGTATGAGGATACAAGCTTTTTTAAGGtctcaagttttttttttactttacctTGATTAATCCTGCTGTGATCTTTTCTAAAATCAAATTAGCTAGCTAGTGACCACTTTGATAAAGGGGTTTGGATAATATACGTCCAAATAGACcatgtccagcacgcagtgaagaaaatatagcagccgtagcttaGAGCATAcccgaagaccgtggagagtcgattcgccgccgttcgcagcaactcagactgacggatcgaacgacttggcgcattttacgtccagATCTTGAAtcaaaaacgtacaaaatacagcttgtgcaagaactgaagtcgctcgtCCTttccaagtgacatcgcttcgctctatgggctgttgaaaagttccaagaagatccgacgttttcgagtcaaattttgttcagcgatgagactcatttctggctctttgggtatgtaaacaagcgaaattgcctCATTTGGGACTGAAGAAagtcaagagctgccatttcatccttAAAAACAATGATGAGGGTTTTGagccggtagaatcatcggtccatatttcttcaaaaatgatgccggtaagaacgtaatcgtcaatggcgaccgttgtcgcgccatgataaccaactatttgatgactgaaattgaagctcgtgatctcagcgacatttgatttcaacaagttgGCGCCACTTGCCTCACAAcgcaacaatcaatggatttattgcgagaacacttcagtgagcagataatttcatgttttggatCGGTCGTTTGGCcaatatcgtgtgatatcacaccgttagactttttcctgtggggatatgtaaagcctaaagtctatgcggacaactccgcttcgattcagaccttgagGCGAAACATCACGCATgacattcgccagttacctgtcgaaatgttcgaactagtcatcaaaaattggactcaacggatggaagTTCTGAGACAtaaccgcggccaacatttgatagaaataatcttcaaaaaataaatgcaaagaattttcgttcgaatgataaaaaaaaaacattccccattaaatttgaaatttctgtgttttttctttaaaaagtagggaacctcgaaatggattaaTGGAGCTTCCACttttcgaacaaatttttatcGTATCCCTGTATGTCACAataccaaatttgtttttttttcctaatttcaTGTAAACTTTTTACTTCGGGCCAAAGTTTTATCGAGAGacaagtatatacattttaaattttttactcggAAATACATATTTCTCTTCATTCTGATCTCTTCACCAAGTTACCCTTTATGAACCAGCGGGGCATACACATATGGTCGCTTAAAACATGACTTAACTTCGTATAATTTTATGTAACATGTGAAAGAATGCCGTTATTTAAAAGATAGGGATGGCTTTGTAGCAGTTCCACCCTTTCTCAGTACCAACTTTTCTTAAATCATAGGTTCCTTTAATCGTCTCCGATTATTAATAAGAAAAGCAGTGATCTCCTTCCACTGTTCTCCAGCAGatcctaaaaaatataaatccaaATACCAAATATCACCTCGAATACATCTATTTTGTAGCTGAACATCACGAGCCATTGATTCGATTATTCGTTATTGAAATGGCCAGATTTTTCATgtctgtattatattttttgctaacTGACAAATTCCGATTTAAGAACGGGTCTACAAAGATGGTACGAATGCGACTAAGTAAGGTCactgcagcaaaaaaaaaaataatgctggAATATTTTATGCTGTGAAAAGGATTCggaataaaatattcgaaacAAGATAGCCTAGAAATCAACTACGGAACGTGTAACCAAATAAAGTGATATTATGAATGATTGATAAACCCAAAAACACGTGGACAAATGTAAGACCCGATAACCGTAACTTACAAATTTTCATGGACTTAGTCAAGACAATAACACAAAATTGGTATAACAGGTTTACTCAAGAATCccacaaacaattttcatttgctaCAGTGGGCACTCGTGGTtgatattgtaattaaaaagaTATTGACGTTTATACCTGTAATTTTAGGACCTTAGAGGTATTACATGTCTACAGTGGAATCATTGAAAGATGGCTCCGACACAAGCATTTAAGCCTGGAAGAAGTCGGATGTATAAAACTATCAGAGCTTAAGCTTTGCAGTAACTTACAGGATAGAATTTTTATCGAAGATTTTTTAGCGAGATTGCTGATCTGTATTGAGAGCAGATTGCTTTGAGAAAGATGTGGGGCAACGATTATAGTGCCGTCAAAGTTTTTGTTGAAATCACTTCAAATAGATTTTGTCCAAAACTTATGGTATTGTACTGTTCATTAAGCTCTAAAAACGTACTGGATGGttgaaacatttgaaaaaagttaaggCGCGGTAGAAGATACAGTAGAACACGAAGCGTTTGTTTTTTTCTCGTAGTGTGATTTCGATGATACTAATAGACACGAGTCGGTGGATAATAGTTGATCCACGTCATTTAATTGGTCTTGTAAAGAACTATTCACTCTAAGGCCACAAAATGTGAATTGCCCTTCAAAACACTCGGACATATTTTGCGACGCTCGTAGTCGacaataatattttgtaatatttgtaaACATAATATAGGCATATCATCGCTTGCGACAGAGTCTTGCAGAGCAGCAACGCGCCAACATTCACACCGCTCCCTCAGCAGTTAAGTCAGCTTGGCGGAGAGCACTTGGGCGCACGTCATGCCTAAATTGAATTGTATGCCATCGCACAGATACTCTTCAATGTCTTCCAGCAATTGTCTTAATCGAGGCGACTCAACGCGGAAAAGCTGTCGCTAATGGCTTACGATAGGTATGAATAAATGCAAGCAATGTCAACAACGCttatatacttacttatatacttatacatatgtacataaatatatgagtaGCATATAGTAGGTAGCTGTGGATTTCAATGGGTAATGAGTACTCCCCCGACAAGCCCGATGCAGCGCGGTTGAATCAGTTACATTTTATCAGCTTTCATTATAAGAAAGATCAGTTAACGTCGGGTCGTGCCCGTGTGAAGCCAGCTGAATAATTTAGCGCATTTTAACTCAAAAGCGTTCAGTGTCGCAGCGCAGCAGTTTTTACTTTTCACTTGAAGAGATTCCCAGTTATCGAGTTCGGAGCACTCGTGTCGAAGCGCAATGGAGCATAAAGTTAACAGTGAGGTATGAGCTCGCTGCAGGATAGCTGGGAGTTCGTGTGTGCAAGTGAAATGTTTCGAACGATTTTTAGAAGGATTCCGAGAAACAAATATACTGCTTGGTGTGCAAACAAAAGTTCTTTCAGGATTAGTGAATTtctcaaatgtgaaaatgtagTGAGTGTAAACTACCGTAAACCTTGCTGGGAATCGTCGTCACTTTTCTAGAGTCAAGAGTATTCACCGACTACCTCCAGTTACGTACCCTAAGAGACACACAGCCTTAGAGTTCATAATGAAACTAGTTTTTGCTACAGTTCTACGGATTCATAGAAACTGTGTGGTTCTTCCACACCACTCCCGGGTATTTGTGAATAGTCACCACAAATCGATGAATCAGCATTCAAACGTTTCCCTGTCACTGCatcgattttttgggtttcataACCTAGCAGACTAAATTCGTAACTTTTTCCTTATTCTAAAGTCGATAAAAACAACATTAAGAAGTAaaggaaagtttttttttgtggtcGTTCACCCTCAGCAGAAAGCATCAGACAACTCATCAAGAAGAATGAAGTTAGGAAAAGATATGCACGtgatttcattaagatatcttacagTTTAGCTTATATTTTCGGTATAAAGTCAGGCACTGAAATACTAAGTCTAAGAACTTGAAAGGATATAGTTCGATTTCAACCATTTCTAGGGGaacgcaaaattttattccggtATTTTCATTGAAGCTTGATTTCTAAATTGTAAAGTGAGAGATCCGTATTAGATGTAAGGCCGCAGGTCATTTAGTGTTATTCAAGATGAACCGCGCGGAGACGAATCTGCTCAACATCACGGATATGCAAGGGTTTTATGATCTATTATATAGGAGGTTTAGGTACCACAACGCACCGACGTTCTAaactgtccaagtgagattTCTGTTGGGGTCGGCCTTTTAACCaaacttaacctaacttaaagTGAGAGATCTAGTGGAAGTTTACATTGGAAGTGGACGTAGGCGTTTTGGAAGCAAACTGTCTTAAACGTAAAGTACAGGAATTGGGCGTAAAAGAAGGAGGCCACGAAGAAAATCTTGTTTAAGATCCTGAAAATATTATGTGCAAGCAGAAAAAAGGGTGGCTTTCtttctcctcttctatggatcctagtCATTAACGaccttctaaaaaaaaaatgcactaAAAAGTTATGATTACTCCAGAAGTTAGGAAGAAGGTTccttaaaaactaaaagttttcCATTGCTTGTGAGCTGCAATCTGCTTTAGATAAGTAGTTTTCTTAGCAGTATTTGCCGAGATTCTGGTAACTGGGTCTAAGACCCACCATCTTTTCAGAAAAAGGCGCAAGATTTTTATTGTTCTGTATTTCGAATTTGCTCCaactctgtcaattaagaaatacgaTACTTTCTTATTAAATCTtctaatatgtttttatttgaagacaTCACTGAAAACATTTTAACTAACTACACCCCTTCTTTAAGAAATCGAGTTCCGAGCTAATATCAGAGTTGGAATATCCACCAAATCCAAATGCCATCAAGTATCTCAATGAATTGACGCTCAAGCAGAAGCAAGACTTTTTCGATTCCTTCGATGTAATACTTTGCGATTGCGATGGTAAGTCATgaacataaaatacatatttcgagAACCACCCTTAAACACCCTTTACTATATGTACATCGTTTCTGACACCCTAATGGATTATTCCGATAATCTGCTTTGATCAATAGGCGTCATATGGCAGACACTACATGAGCTCTTGCCTGGTTCACCGGAAGCGATCGATTATCTCAAACGGCAGGGCAAAGAAGTCATCTATGTCACAAACAATAGCATAATACCCATTGATatgcaattgaaaaaatttgaaaggttCGGTATCGAGGTGAAGAAGGTAATGTGACAATGTGTTCGCCAAAGCGCCGGCATCAATTATGGAAATTCGTATTTTGTCTTTCTTTCTCGGACCGCCCGCACAGCATGAGATTGTGCATCCAGCGCAGACAATTTGCGATCACTTGAAGTCCATACAATTTGACGGTCTCATCTTCTGCCTCACTTCGGAAGCGTTTAAGTCGCTGCTCCGTGAGGCTGGCTTCAATGTGGTGGAAGAGGTGAGCAATTATGCGAATTCGcgataaatatgtatagtaagTGCGCTTTACTTTTTCAGCTCGTCGGTTACGTAGAAACTTTAGACGATTTGCGTGCGGTCATAAACAGCGATGACCCCGTTAAGGCAGTTATTATTGATGTGGATTTCAATTTGACGGCATCGAAGTTGATGCGCTCCCATGgatatttgaaaaacaatccGGAGTGCCTATTTATTGGCGGCGCCGCTGATACACTTATCACAGTCGGCGGAAAGGATGTTATAGGTAGGTATTTCCCAAATATTCAAGGCGAAATTCGTCTTCTTATATATTTGGGTTGACATTtattcttttcgcaatttgccaattcgagataccaagtgcagccaggtcctcctctacctgatctctccaacggagtgaatgTCTTcgtcttcctctacttcccccggcgggtactgcgtcaaatactttcagagctggagcgttttcatccattcggatgacatgattTAGCCAATGTAgcctcttcttctttttcttaattggcgtaaacaccgcttacgcgattatagccgagttaacaacagcgcgcctgtcgtttcttcttttcgctacgtggcgccaattggattgCGAagccttctccacttggtccttccaacggagtggaggtcttcctcttcctctgcttcccccggcgggtattgcttcgaatactttcagagctggagtgttttcatccatccagataacatgacctagccagcgtagccgctgtcttttaattcgctgaattatgtcaatgtcgtcaaagctcatcgttccatcgaatgcgatattcgccgtggccaatgcgtgaaggaccataaatctttcgcagaatttttctctcaaaaactcgtaacgtcaactcatcggttgctgtcatcgcccaagcctctgcaccatatagcaggacgggaattatgagcgacttatagagtttagcttttgttcgtcgagagaggactttacttttcaattgcctactcagtccgaagtagcacctgttggcaagagcaatcctgcgttggatttccaggctgacattgttggtggtgtttacgctggttccaagatagacgaaattatctacaacttcaaagttatgactgtcaacagtgacatgagagccaagtcgcgagtgcgacgactgtttgtttgatgacaggagatatttcgttttgccctcgttcactgccagacccgttttctgtgcttccttgtccagcctggagaaagcagaactaacggcgcgggtgttgaggccgatgatatcaatattgtcggcatacgccagcagctgtacactcttatagaagatggtaccttctctgtttagctctgcagctcgaactattttctccagaagcaggttgaagaagtcgcacgatagggagtcgccttgtctgaaacctcgtttggtatcgaacggctcggagaggtctttcccgatcctgacggagcatttgatgttactcaacgtcagtttacacagccaaattagttttgcggggataccaaattcagacatcgcggcacaaaggcagctccttttcgtgctgtcgaaagcagctttgaaatcgacgaagaggtggtgtgtgtcgattcttctttcacggcgcatggtgaatatctggtcggttgttgattttccaggtctgaagccacactgataaggtccaatcattttgttgacggtgggctttaatctttcacacaatacgctcgatagaaccttatatgcgatgttgagaaggctaatcccacggtagttggcgcagattgtggattttttttatggattgggcatagcacacttaaattccaatcgttgtgcatgatttcgtccgaccatattttacaaagaagctggtgcatgcttcttatcagttcttcgccgccgtgtttgtaaagctcggcaatccatcggcgcctgccgctttgttgttcttcaggcgggtaattgctattcgaacttcttcatggtcggggaatggaacgtctgctccatcgtcatcgattggggaatcgggttcgccttctcctggcgttgtgcgttcactgccattcagcaggctggagaagtgttccctccataatttaagtatgctctgggcatcggtcactagatcacctttgggggttcttcaagagtatgctccaatgtagccgctgtctcttaattcgttgaactatgacaat contains:
- the LOC126759090 gene encoding uncharacterized protein LOC126759090 isoform X5, coding for MEHKVNSEKSSSELISELEYPPNPNAIKYLNELTLKQKQDFFDSFDVILCDCDGVIWQTLHELLPGSPEAIDYLKRQGKEVIYVTNNSIIPIDMQLKKFERFGIEVKKHEIVHPAQTICDHLKSIQFDGLIFCLTSEAFKSLLREAGFNVVEELVGYVETLDDLRAVINSDDPVKAVIIDVDFNLTASKLMRSHGYLKNNPECLFIGGAADTLITVGGKDVIGPGPYISVLENTTQRKALILGKPGVALRDFIMEKLKIKNARRCLFIGDSIVADIRFAKVCGFQSLLVLTGSTTPQDLQSKLTETDTPDYVSERLADLNGFLS